In one Campylobacter insulaenigrae NCTC 12927 genomic region, the following are encoded:
- the rpmF gene encoding 50S ribosomal protein L32 yields MAVPKRRVSKTRAAKRRTHYKVTLPMPVKDKDGSYKMPHRVNPVTKEY; encoded by the coding sequence ATGGCAGTACCTAAAAGAAGAGTAAGTAAAACTCGTGCAGCAAAACGTAGAACTCACTATAAAGTTACACTACCAATGCCAGTAAAAGATAAAGATGGTAGTTACAAAATGCCTCATCGTGTAAATCCAGTTACTAAGGAATATTAA
- the plsX gene encoding phosphate acyltransferase PlsX, producing the protein MTNIAIDAMGGDFGEKPIIEGVVQALREREFNAILVGNPQKLKTLIPQDLNKFIQYEEANDVFAMDENSTDALKRKDSSIYKAIELVKTQKAKAVVSAGHSGATMSLATLRLGRLSNVARPAIATLMPNIHSRTLVLDVGANVDCKSEHLFQFAIMGEAYAKEILNIKKPRLALLSNGEEECKGNELTKETHQLLKQLPNFIGNAEGKDIFNGSIDVLVCDGFNGNILLKTGEGVASVITKLLKQEIQKSFLAKIGYLLAKPAFRELKTHIDYEEYGGAPLLGIKECVIISHGKSGPKAIKNAIFQALNFSQSNINSVIEKELYNYETK; encoded by the coding sequence ATGACTAACATTGCTATTGATGCAATGGGTGGAGATTTTGGGGAAAAACCTATCATAGAAGGTGTTGTGCAAGCTCTAAGAGAAAGAGAATTTAACGCTATTTTAGTAGGTAATCCTCAAAAACTTAAAACCTTAATACCTCAAGATTTGAATAAATTTATTCAATACGAAGAAGCTAATGATGTTTTTGCCATGGATGAAAATTCAACCGATGCTTTAAAAAGGAAAGATAGCAGCATATATAAGGCTATAGAATTGGTAAAAACCCAAAAAGCAAAGGCTGTAGTATCAGCCGGACATAGTGGCGCAACCATGAGTTTAGCTACTTTAAGACTAGGAAGATTATCTAATGTCGCAAGACCTGCTATCGCAACACTTATGCCAAATATTCATTCTAGAACATTGGTATTAGACGTAGGTGCTAATGTAGATTGTAAAAGCGAACATTTATTTCAATTTGCCATCATGGGTGAAGCTTATGCAAAAGAAATTTTAAACATTAAAAAACCAAGACTTGCATTGTTGTCTAATGGTGAAGAAGAATGTAAAGGTAATGAGTTAACAAAGGAAACACACCAACTTCTAAAACAACTTCCAAATTTCATAGGAAACGCAGAAGGAAAAGATATATTTAATGGTAGTATTGATGTGTTGGTTTGTGACGGTTTTAATGGTAATATTTTGCTCAAAACTGGAGAAGGTGTTGCTAGCGTCATTACAAAATTACTAAAGCAAGAAATTCAAAAATCCTTTCTGGCAAAAATAGGATATCTTTTAGCAAAACCTGCTTTTAGAGAACTAAAGACTCACATAGATTATGAAGAATATGGTGGAGCTCCACTTTTAGGTATAAAAGAATGTGTAATTATAAGTCATGGAAAAAGTGGTCCAAAAGCAATTAAAAATGCTATCTTTCAAGCTTTAAATTTCAGTCAGTCTAATATTAATTCCGTAATAGAAAAAGAACTTTATAATTATGAAACAAAATAA
- a CDS encoding beta-ketoacyl-ACP synthase III: MKQNKASLRSIASYLPDKVLSNFDLEKIVETSNEWILRRTGIEERRIANDNENTSDLGTKAAIKAIQRANLTPQDIDAIIVATLSPDYFTMPSTACKIASNLGLNNVTAFDISAACSGFIYLLELAKSLVESGAKNNVLIIGAEKISSIIDYTDRSICVLFGDGAGAGVVSLDDNFPIIDIHTASDGNFGDLLMTQRSQKSNICLPLSMQMKGNEVFKVAVNTLSNDVINILAKNSIKNEEIDLFIPHQANLRIIKAVQEKLNFNDKQCVLTVHKYGNTSAASIPMAMNDAYEDGRLKQGSLVLLDAFGGGFTWGSALLKFGGKNNK; the protein is encoded by the coding sequence ATGAAACAAAATAAAGCCTCTCTAAGAAGTATAGCATCTTATTTACCAGATAAAGTTCTTAGCAATTTTGATTTAGAGAAGATTGTAGAAACATCCAATGAATGGATTTTAAGAAGAACAGGTATAGAAGAAAGACGTATAGCAAACGACAATGAAAATACTAGTGATTTAGGTACTAAAGCCGCCATTAAAGCTATACAAAGAGCTAACTTAACTCCTCAAGATATAGATGCCATTATAGTAGCCACTTTAAGTCCTGATTATTTTACTATGCCATCAACTGCATGTAAAATAGCTTCTAATTTGGGACTAAATAATGTTACAGCATTTGATATTTCTGCTGCTTGTTCAGGGTTTATTTATTTACTTGAACTTGCAAAGTCTTTAGTAGAAAGTGGTGCGAAAAATAATGTTTTAATTATTGGAGCTGAAAAAATAAGTTCCATTATAGATTATACAGATAGAAGTATTTGTGTGTTATTTGGCGATGGAGCTGGCGCAGGAGTTGTATCTTTAGATGATAATTTTCCTATTATAGATATACATACTGCAAGTGATGGAAATTTTGGAGATTTGTTGATGACTCAAAGATCCCAAAAAAGTAATATATGTTTACCACTTTCTATGCAAATGAAAGGTAATGAAGTATTTAAAGTTGCTGTAAATACACTAAGTAATGATGTGATTAATATTCTTGCAAAAAATTCAATTAAAAATGAAGAAATAGATCTTTTTATACCTCATCAAGCAAATTTAAGAATCATTAAAGCTGTTCAAGAAAAATTAAATTTCAATGATAAACAATGTGTACTTACAGTTCATAAATATGGAAATACTTCAGCCGCATCAATACCTATGGCTATGAATGACGCCTATGAAGATGGTAGGTTAAAACAAGGTTCTTTAGTTTTATTAGATGCTTTTGGTGGTGGATTTACTTGGGGCTCTGCTTTATTGAAATTTGGCGGAAAAAATAACAAATAA
- the motB gene encoding flagellar motor protein MotB produces MGKKHKCPECPAGEKWAVPYADFLSLLLALFIALWAISETNPAKTEALKTEFVKIFEFTASNPVEKESETYHKYSSPSNANMEELEKLKKLNLTQQETIEKLKAALDQKENNVVLNLPARVEFSRGSVEINSADVQDFLKHITDVIIKMPPQAQVELRGYTDNSDKSHKRNFDLASKRSQIVADYLINRGVNPDQLIVVSFGDNYPLMQDKEDEKNNRVEFYIRIDSSDTKTKKSVLDQIKQLK; encoded by the coding sequence ATGGGTAAAAAACATAAGTGTCCAGAATGTCCAGCAGGTGAGAAATGGGCAGTTCCATATGCAGATTTTTTAAGTCTGCTTTTAGCACTATTTATTGCACTTTGGGCTATTTCAGAAACAAATCCTGCTAAAACTGAAGCATTAAAAACAGAATTTGTTAAAATTTTTGAATTTACTGCATCTAACCCTGTGGAAAAAGAAAGCGAAACGTACCATAAATACAGTTCCCCTTCTAATGCTAATATGGAAGAATTAGAAAAGCTTAAAAAATTAAATTTGACTCAGCAAGAGACTATAGAGAAATTAAAGGCAGCATTAGATCAAAAAGAAAATAACGTTGTTTTAAATTTACCTGCAAGAGTAGAATTTTCTAGAGGTAGTGTAGAAATTAATTCTGCTGATGTACAAGATTTTCTAAAGCATATTACAGATGTAATTATAAAAATGCCACCTCAAGCACAAGTAGAATTAAGAGGCTATACAGATAATAGCGATAAAAGTCATAAACGTAATTTTGATTTAGCAAGTAAAAGATCTCAGATCGTAGCTGATTATCTCATAAATCGGGGAGTTAATCCTGATCAGTTAATAGTTGTAAGCTTTGGAGATAATTATCCATTAATGCAAGATAAAGAAGATGAAAAAAACAATAGAGTGGAATTTTACATTCGTATAGATTCTTCAGATACTAAGACAAAAAAATCCGTTTTAGATCAAATTAAGCAGTTAAAATAA
- the motA gene encoding flagellar motor stator protein MotA, with translation MDLSTILGMVLAVVSISVGDILEGGNPLHVLHLSSFLIVVPTAAFCAMTATHKQFVKAAYKELKLAFKGAGVNLSQRIAELVEYSIIARRDGLLALESKTNEIDNEFLKETMMMMVDGKSVEEIKESMEIQIEEMEEYYKECAEYWIRFGETCPTMGLVGAVMGLMLALKLLDDPQAMAAGIAGAFTATVTGIFGAYALFGPWGHKIKANAHELIKERIIISQAIVSIAEGANPRDLEAKLFNYLGHDDPKISQFDK, from the coding sequence ATGGATCTTTCAACCATATTAGGAATGGTTTTAGCAGTTGTAAGTATTTCAGTTGGGGATATTTTAGAAGGAGGGAATCCTTTGCACGTTCTCCATTTGAGTTCATTTTTGATTGTGGTTCCAACTGCAGCATTCTGTGCTATGACTGCGACTCACAAACAATTTGTTAAAGCAGCATATAAAGAATTAAAACTTGCGTTTAAAGGCGCTGGAGTAAATTTAAGTCAAAGAATAGCTGAGCTTGTAGAATATTCTATAATAGCAAGAAGAGACGGTCTTTTAGCTCTTGAATCAAAAACCAATGAAATAGATAACGAATTCTTAAAAGAAACTATGATGATGATGGTCGATGGTAAAAGCGTAGAAGAAATAAAAGAATCTATGGAAATTCAAATAGAAGAAATGGAAGAATATTATAAAGAGTGTGCAGAATACTGGATTAGATTTGGTGAAACTTGTCCTACTATGGGACTTGTTGGAGCTGTTATGGGTTTGATGCTTGCACTTAAATTACTCGATGATCCTCAAGCAATGGCCGCTGGTATTGCTGGAGCTTTTACAGCAACAGTTACTGGAATCTTTGGTGCTTATGCGCTTTTTGGACCTTGGGGACATAAAATAAAAGCGAATGCGCATGAATTAATTAAGGAAAGAATTATAATTTCTCAAGCAATTGTTAGTATTGCTGAGGGTGCAAATCCAAGAGATTTAGAAGCAAAATTGTTTAATTATTTAGGTCATGATGATCCTAAAATTTCTCAATTTGATAAATAA
- the polA gene encoding DNA polymerase I, producing the protein MKTLTIVDTFGFFFRLFYALKGLKNSKGQSSNMISGFANFIYTLKQEHPSDMIIFALDSKGKTFRSEIDPNYKSNRTPPPDELLEQIPICIQMIEKMGFASFSCEGYEADDIIASLVKSCQDKDIFIRIITQDKDLYQLIQDEKVNIYSPISKNDYDEAGCLEKYGVKPSQIRDFLALCGDSSDNIPGVKGIGAKGAKNLLDEFEDIEGIYNNLTLIRNERNKKLLLEGKENAFLSKKLASLYEELNVDHMLKDCMYPQGEPLLQIIDVLEHYELNTLLKKLRINPQNKDKNLGFNARLIIDEKELFKILDTTDSQSIIAFDTETTSLNTKEARIVGFSFCLHESEAFYVPLSHDYLGVGKQLSLEKAKVAIEKIYKSVIVGHNLKYDFEIIRNNFGINPPKQYADTMILAWLNNPSLRVNMDDLAKRLFDYETLHFDNLVKKGENFASVDLEKACKYAAEDAYITLRFYLYFVKNLEKPLFNLAINNEFEFIKVLIMMENNGIKLDTIRLEKLMQNFNQDIKNLSDKIFNLAEEKFNINSPKQVGDILFEKLKLPSGKRSKTGYSTDEKVLNTIIDAHPIVKEILAYRELAKLVSTYCEPLLKLAKNDTNSKIYSNFLQTGTATGRLSSKDPNLQNIPAHGQYAKDYKSCFVSKQGYSFVSLDYSQIELRMLAHFSEDIKLLEAFENDEDIHAKTAIMIFGSNNYHTRSIAKSINFGLIYGMGYKTLSQNLKIEAKLAKEYIEKYFDNFSSIKNYFENVKNQTKQDGFITTLLGRKRYFDFVNAKPMQIAMYERESINSILQGSAADIIKLAMIKIAKILNEDKYLILQIHDELIFEVKDELCEEFAKNVGDIMENIVKLKVKLKTSSSIAKNWGALK; encoded by the coding sequence ATGAAAACTTTAACGATAGTTGATACATTTGGATTTTTCTTTAGGCTTTTTTATGCTCTTAAAGGATTGAAAAATTCTAAGGGTCAGTCAAGTAATATGATAAGCGGTTTTGCTAATTTTATTTATACTTTAAAACAAGAACATCCAAGCGATATGATTATTTTTGCACTTGATAGTAAAGGTAAAACTTTTAGAAGCGAGATTGATCCCAATTATAAAAGCAATCGCACGCCTCCTCCAGATGAATTATTAGAACAAATTCCAATTTGTATTCAAATGATTGAGAAAATGGGTTTTGCAAGTTTTTCTTGTGAAGGTTATGAGGCTGATGATATTATTGCATCTTTGGTAAAATCATGTCAAGATAAAGATATATTTATAAGAATTATCACTCAAGATAAAGATTTGTATCAATTGATTCAAGATGAGAAAGTAAATATTTATAGTCCTATTTCAAAAAATGATTATGATGAAGCTGGGTGCTTAGAAAAATATGGTGTTAAGCCTTCGCAGATTAGGGATTTTTTAGCATTATGTGGCGATAGTTCTGATAATATTCCAGGTGTAAAAGGCATAGGTGCAAAAGGTGCTAAAAATTTACTCGATGAATTTGAAGACATAGAAGGAATCTATAATAATTTAACATTAATACGTAATGAAAGAAATAAAAAATTGCTTTTAGAAGGCAAGGAAAATGCCTTTTTAAGTAAAAAATTAGCCTCTTTATATGAAGAATTAAATGTAGATCATATGTTAAAAGATTGTATGTATCCTCAAGGTGAGCCCTTATTGCAAATTATAGATGTATTAGAACATTATGAGCTTAATACCTTACTTAAAAAATTACGTATTAATCCACAAAATAAAGATAAAAATTTAGGTTTCAATGCGCGTTTGATTATCGATGAAAAAGAATTATTTAAAATTTTAGATACAACTGATTCTCAAAGTATTATTGCTTTTGATACTGAAACAACTAGTTTGAATACCAAGGAAGCTAGAATTGTTGGCTTTAGTTTTTGTTTACATGAAAGTGAGGCTTTTTATGTTCCGCTTTCTCATGATTATTTAGGAGTAGGTAAGCAACTCTCTTTAGAAAAAGCCAAGGTAGCTATAGAGAAAATTTATAAAAGTGTTATTGTGGGGCATAATTTAAAATATGATTTTGAAATTATTAGAAATAATTTTGGTATAAATCCACCTAAACAATATGCAGATACTATGATTTTAGCTTGGTTAAATAATCCTAGCTTGCGGGTGAATATGGATGACTTAGCTAAAAGATTGTTTGATTATGAAACATTACATTTTGATAATTTGGTAAAAAAAGGTGAAAATTTTGCAAGTGTAGATTTAGAAAAAGCTTGTAAATATGCTGCTGAAGATGCTTATATCACATTAAGGTTTTATCTTTATTTTGTAAAAAATTTGGAAAAACCTTTGTTTAATCTTGCTATAAATAATGAATTTGAATTTATAAAAGTATTGATAATGATGGAAAATAATGGCATTAAGCTTGATACCATAAGACTTGAAAAATTGATGCAAAATTTCAATCAAGATATTAAAAATTTAAGTGATAAAATTTTTAATTTAGCAGAAGAAAAATTTAATATTAACTCCCCTAAGCAAGTTGGAGATATTTTATTTGAAAAATTAAAATTGCCAAGTGGAAAAAGAAGTAAAACAGGCTATTCCACTGATGAAAAGGTTTTAAACACTATAATAGATGCACATCCTATTGTTAAAGAAATTTTAGCTTATAGAGAATTGGCAAAATTGGTTAGCACGTATTGCGAACCTTTGCTAAAACTTGCTAAAAATGATACAAATTCCAAGATATATTCAAATTTTTTACAAACAGGTACAGCTACAGGTAGACTTTCTTCTAAAGATCCAAATTTACAAAATATTCCAGCACATGGTCAATATGCAAAAGATTATAAATCATGTTTTGTTTCAAAGCAAGGTTATAGTTTTGTTTCACTTGATTATTCTCAAATTGAACTTAGAATGCTTGCTCATTTTAGTGAAGATATTAAGCTTTTAGAAGCATTTGAAAATGATGAAGATATTCATGCAAAAACGGCTATAATGATTTTTGGATCTAACAATTATCATACAAGAAGTATTGCTAAAAGTATTAATTTTGGCCTTATTTATGGTATGGGCTATAAAACTTTAAGTCAAAATTTAAAAATTGAAGCTAAATTGGCTAAAGAATATATTGAAAAGTATTTTGATAACTTTAGTAGCATTAAAAATTATTTTGAAAATGTTAAAAATCAAACCAAACAAGATGGTTTTATTACAACTCTTTTAGGACGAAAGCGTTATTTTGATTTTGTAAATGCAAAACCGATGCAAATTGCTATGTATGAAAGAGAGAGTATCAATTCTATACTTCAAGGTTCAGCTGCTGATATAATAAAACTAGCAATGATTAAGATTGCAAAAATATTAAATGAAGATAAATATTTAATATTACAAATTCATGATGAGTTAATTTTTGAAGTTAAAGATGAATTGTGTGAAGAATTTGCAAAAAATGTTGGTGATATTATGGAAAATATTGTAAAATTAAAAGTAAAATTAAAAACTTCATCAAGTATAGCCAAAAACTGGGGTGCATTAAAATAA
- a CDS encoding YqaA family protein gives MFDFLYNDISYVGLFFVCFLSSTLLPLASEAFVVAFVKLDFNIYYILFVSSFANTLGSMTTYALAYFGKSKILEKYFNSSLKKMKNIDANFNRFGFLYAFLAFLPLIGDIFALGLGFAKYSPLKTGCFIALGKISRYVCVIIMTGFI, from the coding sequence ATGTTTGATTTTTTATATAACGATATAAGCTATGTAGGTCTTTTTTTTGTATGTTTTTTATCTAGTACTCTACTACCACTTGCGAGTGAAGCTTTTGTTGTCGCTTTTGTTAAATTAGATTTTAATATTTATTATATATTGTTTGTATCAAGTTTTGCAAATACTTTAGGAAGTATGACTACCTACGCCTTAGCATATTTTGGTAAGAGTAAAATTTTAGAGAAATATTTTAATTCTTCTTTGAAAAAAATGAAAAACATTGATGCAAATTTTAATCGTTTTGGATTTTTATATGCTTTCTTGGCTTTTTTGCCTTTAATAGGGGATATTTTTGCTTTGGGTTTAGGGTTTGCGAAATATTCTCCTTTAAAGACTGGTTGTTTTATAGCTTTAGGTAAGATAAGTCGTTATGTTTGTGTAATTATTATGACCGGTTTTATTTAA
- a CDS encoding lysozyme inhibitor LprI family protein encodes MNKYKKLLIFIMSSLFFNFSAAMDLSETEINWLPKEKIEIIQKEYEKGIKLKLEELNAQNTSEILKEYILDCYKIDYAIELLQDYESSTQGINSAYFYGYQKYDRLLNKYYSLYKNRLNEKNKAAFLEEQKAWIKLRDAYEQYILAHKTFVYTSNGGGTIYSNFVSVSRFDFLKKRVDELYKYYSQAIDNSGIQW; translated from the coding sequence ATGAATAAATATAAAAAATTATTAATTTTTATCATGAGTAGTTTGTTTTTTAATTTTAGTGCTGCTATGGATTTATCGGAAACAGAAATCAATTGGTTGCCTAAAGAAAAAATTGAAATAATTCAAAAAGAGTATGAAAAAGGTATTAAGCTGAAATTAGAAGAACTAAACGCACAAAATACTAGCGAGATTTTAAAAGAATATATATTAGATTGTTATAAAATTGATTATGCAATTGAACTTTTGCAAGATTATGAATCTTCTACACAAGGAATAAATTCAGCTTATTTTTATGGTTATCAGAAATATGATAGATTACTTAATAAATATTATTCTTTATATAAAAATAGATTAAATGAAAAAAATAAAGCTGCATTTTTAGAAGAACAAAAAGCTTGGATCAAATTACGAGATGCTTACGAGCAATACATATTAGCACACAAAACATTTGTATATACGTCAAATGGTGGAGGCACTATATATTCTAATTTTGTTAGTGTGTCTCGGTTTGATTTTTTAAAAAAGCGTGTTGACGAACTTTATAAGTATTATTCTCAAGCTATTGATAATAGTGGAATACAATGGTAG
- the trpB gene encoding tryptophan synthase subunit beta → MKQYYGNFGGQFVPDSVKIALNEVELAFLKFKQDKDFNQELKQLLKTYVGRPTPLYYASNLSKIYGHEIYLKREDLTHTGAHKINNALAQALMAKKMNKTKIIAETGAGQHGVATATAAALLGLECEIFMGAIDVKRQALNVYKMELLGAKVHAIESGSKTLSDAVDGALDFWVKNMKNVFYVVGSAVGPYPYPQIVTHFQSIIGKECKAQLKKINKNVDYIIAAAGGGSNAAGIFYEFLKDEKIKLIGVEAAGLGQDTPYHAATLTKGKTGIIHGMKTKVLQNEKGEISHTFSISAGLDYPGIGPLHAHLQETKRASYHAVSDDECINALKLLCKHEGIIPAIESSHALAFLEKLCPTLTKKSVIVVNLSGRGDKDMQSIYEYKKREIYG, encoded by the coding sequence ATGAAACAATACTATGGAAATTTTGGTGGACAATTTGTACCAGATAGTGTAAAAATAGCATTAAATGAAGTGGAATTAGCTTTTTTAAAATTCAAACAAGATAAAGATTTTAATCAAGAACTCAAACAACTTTTAAAAACATATGTTGGAAGACCTACACCTTTATATTATGCTAGCAATTTAAGCAAAATTTACGGACATGAAATTTACTTAAAAAGAGAAGATTTAACTCATACAGGAGCACATAAAATCAATAATGCTCTCGCGCAAGCTTTAATGGCTAAAAAAATGAATAAAACAAAAATCATAGCAGAAACTGGGGCTGGGCAACACGGAGTTGCTACAGCCACTGCAGCAGCACTTTTAGGACTTGAATGTGAAATTTTTATGGGCGCTATAGATGTTAAAAGGCAAGCACTAAATGTTTACAAAATGGAACTTTTAGGAGCTAAAGTTCATGCTATAGAAAGTGGTAGTAAAACACTCAGCGATGCAGTTGATGGAGCTTTAGATTTTTGGGTTAAAAATATGAAAAATGTATTTTATGTTGTAGGTAGTGCTGTTGGACCTTATCCCTATCCACAAATTGTCACGCACTTTCAAAGTATAATAGGAAAAGAGTGTAAAGCTCAACTTAAAAAAATAAACAAAAATGTAGATTATATTATTGCTGCAGCTGGCGGTGGAAGTAATGCTGCTGGAATTTTTTATGAATTTTTAAAAGATGAAAAAATAAAACTTATAGGCGTAGAAGCAGCAGGATTGGGTCAGGATACTCCTTATCATGCAGCAACTCTTACCAAAGGAAAGACAGGAATCATACACGGAATGAAAACTAAAGTATTACAAAATGAAAAAGGTGAAATTTCACATACATTTAGCATTTCTGCTGGACTTGACTATCCTGGAATTGGTCCATTACATGCACATTTGCAAGAGACCAAAAGAGCGAGTTATCATGCTGTAAGTGATGATGAATGTATTAACGCTTTAAAATTACTATGCAAACACGAAGGTATTATCCCAGCTATAGAAAGTTCTCATGCTTTAGCTTTTTTGGAAAAATTATGTCCTACTTTAACCAAAAAAAGTGTCATTGTTGTTAATCTTTCTGGAAGAGGTGATAAAGATATGCAAAGCATTTACGAATATAAAAAAAGAGAAATTTATGGTTAA